A section of the Mangifera indica cultivar Alphonso chromosome 12, CATAS_Mindica_2.1, whole genome shotgun sequence genome encodes:
- the LOC123192165 gene encoding uncharacterized protein LOC123192165, which yields MASLSIRCGGGGAICSLRPGGIDLHYAPSSMVAMIGRGNDNNKYTIPVSMSLTRTNSLKTKRTNKKQDETVSCENVVDEWMKNSVTEIVKNLREAPLLVHVFSDNGHSTRLKTEKAVSENWPSVKSKWEEGTMPLPEGVIFVEQLKDDKAEIESGSLIGESDNTRAWGIVVQAKGESCSPACYLLKTSRAGPFAGLGLCCTHFCLMKVKSFRETAEAQLSNCWLLNGQ from the coding sequence ATGGCGTCGCTGAGCATTCGTTGCGGCGGAGGAGGAGCGATATGTTCACTGCGTCCCGGCGGAATCGACCTTCATTACGCTCCATCGTCTATGGTGGCAATGATCGGCCGAggtaatgataataataaatacacgATTCCGGTTTCTATGTCGTTGACTCGGACGAACAGTTTGAAAACGAAGAGGACGAATAAAAAACAAGATGAGACGGTTTCATGTGAGAATGTGGTCGACGAGTGGATGAAAAACTCCGTCACTGAGATTGTCAAGAACTTACGTGAAGCGCCATTGTTGGTCCACGTGTTCTCCGATAACGGTCATTCTACCAGGTTGAAAACGGAGAAGGCGGTGTCGGAGAACTGGCCGTCGGTGAAATCGAAATGGGAGGAAGGAACGATGCCCCTTCCGGAGGGCGTAATTTTCGTGGAACAATTAAAAGATGACAAAGCGGAAATAGAATCAGGCTCCTTGATCGGAGAGAGTGACAACACGCGCGCCTGGGGGATTGTGGTGCAAGCAAAAGGGGAGAGCTGTTCGCCAGCTTGTTATTTGTTGAAAACAAGTCGGGCCGGGCCTTTTGCGGGCTTGGGCTTGTGCTGTACACACTTTTGTTTGATGAAGGTTAAGAGTTTTAGAGAAACGGCTGAGGCCCAGCTTAGTAATTGCTGGTTATTGAATGGTCAATAA